In a single window of the Pocillopora verrucosa isolate sample1 chromosome 4, ASM3666991v2, whole genome shotgun sequence genome:
- the LOC131787576 gene encoding uncharacterized protein, protein MRTVHMEVAHILEADSFICAYQRFVSLRGKPKEIYSDNGTNFKGAWRELREALKRLDQTKIYNRLRSNDVQWSFNPPEASHQGGIWEGMIGSVRRVLGALLKEQLVDDETLSTLPCEAERILNDRPLTSLSDHPDDPELLTPNKLLLLRSNSCFPPDVFKGHDKFSKRWRQAQCLADSFWKRWMKGYLPALQTRQKWSVPRQNFAVGELVLVVDEKTPRAHWPMGLIEEVFPDSYGYVRNVKVKTATTVYKRDR, encoded by the coding sequence ATGAGGACAGTGCACATGGAAGTTGCACATATTTTGGAAGCAGACTCGTTTATTTGTGCGTATCAGCGTTTTGTCAGCCTCAGAGGGAAGCCCAAAGAGATATACAGCGACAATGGCACCAACTTCAAGGGTGCATGGCGAGAGTTGAGAGAAGCACTGAAGCGACTGGACCAAACCAAAATCTATAATCGTTTGAGATCGAATGACGTTCAATGGTCATTCAACCCTCCTGAGGCCAGCCATCAGGGTGGAATATGGGAAGGTATGATCGGCTCCGTACGGAGGGTTTTGGGTGCCCTGTTAAAGGAACAGCTGGTTGACGACGAAACATTGTCAACCCTGCCGTGTGAAGCAGAAAGGATTCTTAACGACAGGCCTTTAACTTCCCTAAGCGACCACCCAGATGATCCAGAGCTGCTGACTCCGAACAAACTCCTGCTTCTGAGATCCAATTCCTGCTTTCCGCCGGATGTCTTCAAAGGTCACGACAAGTTTAGCAAGCGTTGGCGCCAAGCTCAATGCCTAGCAGATTCATTTTGGAAAAGATGGATGAAGGGTTATTTACCTGCACTTCAAACGAGGCAGAAATGGAGCGTCCCTCGTCAAAACTTCGCCGTCGGTGAGTTGGTTCTCGTTGTCGACGAGAAGACGCCGAGAGCTCACTGGCCAATGGGCTTGATTGAGGAAGTGTTCCCAGACAGTTATGGTTATGTACGCAACGTTAAGGTGAAAACGGCCACAACTGTCTACAAACGCGATCGTTAG
- the LOC131787587 gene encoding histamine H2 receptor-like, with protein MANQTESTTKPLSEAIPLGILGVLITLENLLVCFLVYRFRKLRTFTNGFIVSLALSDILFGAVLIPVNIADQSNPANGYLVSLILFANVTNLFAVTLDRYLAVMNSLRYSYTMTRHFAKILLTAWILPIPLSLLPLIWGNEKGTTAEKVYLFFIVGGVVVPYIFILFAYIKIFREVARQVKNLAKLATYDNQQQTAREGKRVTGEGRVARVFAMIAGIFVISWMPVFFMTAADALQRDDIIPPVLWTVSWYTMTAGSLLNAAVYAFFKRDFRNAFLRLFRCRTVSFGRHISEEAISGTSLN; from the coding sequence ATGGCTAATCAAACAGAATCGACGACAAAACCGCTCAGCGAAGCAATACCTTTGGGTATCCTTGGCGTTTTAATTACATTGGAAAATCTCCTGGTCTGCTTTCTGGTGTATCGCTTCCGCAAATTGCGAACTTTCACAAACGGTTTTATAGTGTCTTTGGCCCTTTCAGATATCCTCTTTGGTGCTGTGTTAATTCCAGTGAACATAGCGGACCAATCCAACCCTGCCAATGGATATCTGGTGTCGCTTATTCTTTTCGCGAACGTTACCAATTTGTTTGCGGTAACGCTGGACCGCTATTTAGCCGTTATGAACTCGCTGCGATATTCTTACACGATGACTAGACATTTTGCCAAAATCTTGCTCACGGCCTGGATTTTACCCATTCCATTGAGCCTTCTACCGTTGATCTGGGGCAACGAGAAAGGTACAACTGCAGAAAAAGTCTATCTGTTCTTCATTGTAGGCGGTGTTGTAGTTCCTTACATTTTCATCCTGTTCGCCTACATCAAAATCTTCCGTGAAGTCGCGCGACAGGTAAAGAACCTTGCAAAACTTGCAACTTACGATAATCAACAACAGACTGCTCGCGAAGGTAAACGAGTCACTGGCGAGGGGCGCGTGGCTAGAGTTTTCGCTATGATAGCAGGTATCTTCGTTATAAGCTGGATGCCTGTGTTCTTCATGACCGCCGCGGATGCTTTACAAAGAGACGATATCATTCCACCTGTACTCTGGACAGTTTCGTGGTACACCATGACAGCAGGGTCGCTGTTGAACGCCGCGGTGTATGCGTTTTTCAAGCGCGACTTCAGGAACGCGTTTCTGCGTCTTTTCCGATGCCGCACGGTTTCTTTCGGTCGACATATTTCTGAGGAGGCTATTTCAGGCACATCACTAAACTGA
- the LOC131787591 gene encoding skeletal aspartic acid-rich protein 1-like, with the protein MMTGVLLVAVFFCLLLGANPEAGHADEGHTADGMEVGSGGVFCKAVARSGKIMCARPQKGKIQDYSEKNVDRIVIEFDSLQEKNSGGNMVGKAGRKGHQFDSFAGQDFNFAGLKDVTYQGLHAKNFNFSSSLPGPNATFTVLAYMFEDFGNITFGNETSEMRKGMLKFNIQIENWKFCSNSSDDCESADRGEFIDVTLVIKSRGKPKFRSEEEKEKLLKKARAGRHGGHGGGEGHNHNGGDGQEKGSQEYHPRCFKRGKYNKCPKEFDIGGGSDMMLSSQVMVDDVVMDMPGNGEYPKYKELGNKQKFIFRFPKAASKILYDPGLEVGAQSSNENKLEAGKVNVLMFVTFLAYLFTF; encoded by the exons ATGATGACAGGCGTGTTACTCGtagcagttttcttttgtttgttactGG GTGCAAACCCTGAGGCCGGTCATGCCGATGAAGGTCACACCGCAGATGGCATGGAGGTGGGTTCAGGTGGCGTGTTTTGTAAAGCTGTTGCCCGTTCAGGGAAAATCATGTGTGCTCGTCCTCAGAAAGGGAAAATACAAGATTATAGCGAGAAAAACGTCGATCGCATCGTCATTGAGTTCGACAGTTTGCAAGAGAAGAACAGTGGTGGTAACATGGTTGGAAAAGCCGGGCGGAAAGGACATCAATTTGACTCGTTTGCTGGTCAAGACTTTAATTTTGCCGGCTTGAAAGATGTAACGTATCAAGGGCTTcatgcaaaaaatttcaatttctcttcttctctaCCCGGGCCGAATGCAACCTTTACGGTTTTGGCGTACATGTTTGAAGATTTTGGAAACATCACGTTCGGGAACGAGACTTCAGAGATGAGGAAGGGCATGCTCAAGTTTAACATTCAG attgaaaactggaaattttgcTCCAATTCAAGTGATGACTGCGAGAGTGCTGATCGAGGAGAATTTATAGATGTCACTTTAGTCATCAAAAGTAGAGGAAAACCAAAGTTTCGTTccgaagaagaaaaagaaaagctattAAAAAAAGCTCGCGCCGGACGACACGGTGGACATGGAGGAGGAGAGGGACATAACCATAACGGTGGAGATGGACAAGAAAAAGGTTCACAGGAATACCATCCCAGGTGCTTCAAAAGGGGGAAGTACAACAAATGTCCCAAAGAGTTTGATATCGGAGGGGGATCAGACATGATGCTCAGCTCACAG GTGATGGTGGACGATGTTGTGATGGATATGCCTGGAAATGGTGAATATCCTAAGTATAAGGAACtcggaaacaaacaaaaatttatcttccgaTTTCCGAAGGCTGCTAGCAAGATTTTATACGATCCAGGCCTTGAGGTCGGAGCGCAGTCTAGTAATGAGAACAAATTAGAGGCTGGAAAAGTTAACGTTCTGATGTTCGTTACTTTCCTAGCTTACCTTTTCACTTTTTGA